The sequence below is a genomic window from Escherichia marmotae.
TGATATCAGTGCCGGTGAAACATCTGCGTCATACAGTTCTTTGAACGCAGCAGCTATCTCACGGGTGGTCATCCCTTTGGCATACAACGAGAGGATCTGGTTATCCATCCCGGTAATACGGGTCTGATTTTTCTTTACCAGTTGTGGTTCGAAGGTACCGTCACGATCGCGCGGAGTACGCAGTTCCAGTGGACCGTCGCCTGTGATAACGGTCTTTGTGGAAAAACCGTTGCGGGAGTTAGCTCCTGGTCTGGACTGATTTTTCTCATACCCAGGATGGTGTGTCATCTCTGCATTGAGAGCGGCTTCAACGCTGAGCTTTTTCAGCAGCCGATCAAACTGACTGAGGTCTTCAGGGGTTTTGAGGTTTTTGGCCAGTTCGTTAGCCAGAGCCTGTAACTGTTTTTCGTCCATAAATTAACCTTCATTTGATGCTGGATTGAACATATCAAAATCAGGCAATTACACAAATCTATGTACAGGCTCGAACACCGTCATCATCTTCGTCGACAAAATCTTCATCGTCGCCTTCTTCACCGTTAGGATCTTCAAAGTAAGTCCCCCAACCGTCGTATTCAACGTCGAATTTCTCTGCCAGGTTCATCAATTGCTCAACCTGAGCATCGATCAGATCGGCATTCAACGCGCATTCGCTGATGATGTCACAGCAAATCACGATATCACCCTCTTCCACTTCCAGCTCTTCTGGATCGGTCACTTCATAGCCGAGTTTAAATGCTTCAACCGCCGCTTTTTCCAGGGTTTCCAGATCGTCTGCGGAAAGGTGATGCTCGATGGTGTACAGCGCGTCTGGATCGCTACCATCTTCCAGTAATTCTTCAATAATCAAACGCGTTTCTTCACGCTGTTCTTCCAGTTGTTCCGGGTTTGCCATGGCTTATTCCTCTTAATGTCCTGCCGATACTCTTATTGTCACACACCACTGACATTGCCTCCACCTTTGTGATAAAGATTTATGCCTCAGGCTTGCAAATGAATATTCATACATATAAATTGAATTTTAATTCATTGGGCGTTAGCCACAGGAGGGATCTATGTCCGGGTTTTATCATAAGCATTTCCTGAAATTACTCGATTTCACACCCGCTGAAATCAACAGCCTGCTTCAGTTAGCCGCGAAGCTGAAAGCCGATAAGAAAAACGGTACTGAAGAAGCCAGACTCACGGGTAAAAACATCGCGCTCATCTTCGAAAAAGACTCGACACGTACCCGATGCTCTTTCGAAGTTGCCGCATATGACCAGGGCGCTCGCGTCACTTATCTCGGCCCCAGCGGCAGCCAGATTGGTCATAAAGAGTCGATTAAAGATACTGCCCGCGTGCTTGGACGCATGTATGACGGTATTCAGTATCGCGGCTATGGTCAGGAGATCGTCGAAACGCTGGCAGAATACGCTGGCGTGCCGGTCTGGAACGGGCTGACCAATGAATTCCATCCAACGCAGTTGCTGGCAGATCTGCTGACCATGCAAGAATATTTACCGGGTAAAGCGTTCAATGAAATGACGCTGGTCTACGCCGGAGATGCCCGCAACAACATGGGCAATTCGATGCTGGAAGCTGCTGCGCTGACTGGCCTGGATTTACGCCTGGTGGCACCGCAGGCGTGCTGGCCGGAAGCCTCGCTGGTTGCGGAATGTCGCGCGCTGGCACAACAGAACGGCGGGAATATTACGCTGACAGAAGATATCGCGGCAGGCGTTAAAGGCGCAGACTTTATCTATACCGATGTGTGGGTGTCGATGGGGGAAGCGAAAGAGAAATGGGCAGAACGTATTGCACTGCTGCGTGATTATCAGGTAAACAGCAAAATGATGCAGTTGACGGGTAATCCCGAAGTCAAATTCCTGCACTGTCTGCCCGCATTTCATGACGATCAAACCACGCTTGGCAAGAAAATGGCTGAAGAATTTGGCCTGCATGGTGGGATGGAAGTGACGGATGAGGTCTTCGAATCTGCCGCCAGCATTGTTTTTGATCAGGCGGAAAACCGTATGCATACCATCAAAGCAGTGATGGTCGCGACGCTTGCCAAATAACACCAGTACCGGAGGCGGCGTAACGTCGCCACCGGTATAATCCGCTTATACCATCTGCATCTTCACAACCGCTTTGCGAACCCTGGCTGGCTCGCCCACTGCGCACAGTGGCTTGTGCACTTCACCCGGATAGAACACGACAAAGTCCCCTTCATTGAGGATGACGGTCTTCTCTTCAACGCCTTCCGGCAAAAAGGCGATGTCTTTATCTGCTAACCAGTCAGTATCCGGTGTACCCGCAGGTTGCGTGCTAAAGGTCATGCCCTCCTGCCCTTTTAACACAATTTGAATGTCGAGATAGCGAGCATGATACTCTGCGCGACGCGCTTCATACGGCTCGGTCATATCTTCAGAGATAAGATAAAACAGACGGTTGCCTTCGATATCGTGCTTACCCTTTGGCGTTTCTGCCGTAACGTGCGCTTTAATATGCTCAATCGCCTGGCGTAACTCTTCCGGCAACCATTGCTGGAGATTATGAATATTTCCGATGATCATTTCTTTCCTTTCCTCAATTAAAACATTGTTTCATTTCTCTTGTTATACGTAATTCCTTATAGCCATACCAGTATTTTTTGCCGCCTGATTGCGCCAGCGCATATTTTCCTGCCCGTTCCCGCGCCATCCCACCTTATGTTATAAATTCAAATTTAAAGCATATAAATTCACAACAATCGTTTACCTGGGGAATTTTTTGCATTAATCGCTTGATCCCACTTTCTGGCTGAGTATAATGCCGGACAATTTGCCGGGAGGATGTATGGTTCAGTGTGTTCGACATTTTGTCTTACCGCGTCTGAAAAAAGACGCTGGCCTGCCGTTTTTCTTCCCGTTGATCACCTATTCCCAGCCCCTCAATCGAGGGGCTTTTTTTTGCCCAGGCGTCAGGAGATAAAAGATGGCTAATCCGCTATATCAAAAACATATCATTTCCATAAACGACCTTAGTCGCGATGACCTTAATCTGGTGCTGGCGACAGCGGCGAAACTGAAAGCAAACCCGCAACCAGAGTTGTTGAAACATAAAGTGATTGCCAGTTGCTTCTTCGAAGCATCAACCCGCACCCGCCTCTCTTTCGAAACCTCGATGCACCGCCTGGGTGCCAGCGTGGTGGGATTCTCCGACAGCGCCAACACGTCATTGGGTAAAAAAGGGGAAACGCTGGCCGATACCATTTCGGTTATTAGTACCTATGTCGATGCGATTGTGATGCGCCACCCGCAGGAAGGTGCGGCACGCCTGGCCACTGAGTTTTCCGGCAATGTACCGGTACTGAATGCCGGTGATGGTTCCAACCAACATCCGACGCAAACCTTGCTGGATCTGTTCACGATTAAGGAAACTCAGGGGCGTCTGGACAATCTCCACGTCGCAATGGTCGGTGACCTGAAATATGGCCGTACCGTGCACTCTCTGACCCAGGCGCTGGCAAAATTCGACGGCAACCGTTTTTACTTCATCGCCCCGGATGCGTTGGCAATGCCGCAATACATTCTGGATATGCTCGATGAAAAAGGTATCGCCTGGAGTCTGCATAGCGCCATCGAAGAAGTGATGGCGGAAGTGGATATTCTGTATATGACCCGCGTGCAAAAAGAGCGCCTGGATCCGTCTGAATACGCCAACGTGAAAGCGCAGTTTGTCCTGCGCGCCAGCGATCTCCACAACGCCAAAGCCAATATGAAAGTGCTGCATCCGCTGCCGCGCGTTGATGAGATTGCGACAGATGTTGATAAAACGCCGCACGCCTGGTACTTCCAGCAGGCAGGTAACGGAATTTTCGCTCGCCAGGCGTTACTGGCACTGGTTCTGAATCGCGATCTGGTACTGTAAGGGGAAATAGAGATGACACACGATAATAAATTGCAGGTTGAAGCTATTAAACGCGG
It includes:
- the rraB gene encoding ribonuclease E inhibitor RraB, with product MANPEQLEEQREETRLIIEELLEDGSDPDALYTIEHHLSADDLETLEKAAVEAFKLGYEVTDPEELEVEEGDIVICCDIISECALNADLIDAQVEQLMNLAEKFDVEYDGWGTYFEDPNGEEGDDEDFVDEDDDGVRACT
- the argF gene encoding ornithine carbamoyltransferase, producing MSGFYHKHFLKLLDFTPAEINSLLQLAAKLKADKKNGTEEARLTGKNIALIFEKDSTRTRCSFEVAAYDQGARVTYLGPSGSQIGHKESIKDTARVLGRMYDGIQYRGYGQEIVETLAEYAGVPVWNGLTNEFHPTQLLADLLTMQEYLPGKAFNEMTLVYAGDARNNMGNSMLEAAALTGLDLRLVAPQACWPEASLVAECRALAQQNGGNITLTEDIAAGVKGADFIYTDVWVSMGEAKEKWAERIALLRDYQVNSKMMQLTGNPEVKFLHCLPAFHDDQTTLGKKMAEEFGLHGGMEVTDEVFESAASIVFDQAENRMHTIKAVMVATLAK
- the tabA gene encoding toxin-antitoxin biofilm protein TabA, whose protein sequence is MIIGNIHNLQQWLPEELRQAIEHIKAHVTAETPKGKHDIEGNRLFYLISEDMTEPYEARRAEYHARYLDIQIVLKGQEGMTFSTQPAGTPDTDWLADKDIAFLPEGVEEKTVILNEGDFVVFYPGEVHKPLCAVGEPARVRKAVVKMQMV
- the pyrL gene encoding pyr operon leader peptide; this encodes MVQCVRHFVLPRLKKDAGLPFFFPLITYSQPLNRGAFFCPGVRR
- the pyrB gene encoding aspartate carbamoyltransferase, with product MANPLYQKHIISINDLSRDDLNLVLATAAKLKANPQPELLKHKVIASCFFEASTRTRLSFETSMHRLGASVVGFSDSANTSLGKKGETLADTISVISTYVDAIVMRHPQEGAARLATEFSGNVPVLNAGDGSNQHPTQTLLDLFTIKETQGRLDNLHVAMVGDLKYGRTVHSLTQALAKFDGNRFYFIAPDALAMPQYILDMLDEKGIAWSLHSAIEEVMAEVDILYMTRVQKERLDPSEYANVKAQFVLRASDLHNAKANMKVLHPLPRVDEIATDVDKTPHAWYFQQAGNGIFARQALLALVLNRDLVL